The following are encoded together in the Streptomyces sp. NBC_00358 genome:
- a CDS encoding multidrug effflux MFS transporter: MPERGRITRDQEGPRGHIPNAEAGDTTAVVARTARPATEPASATTPRPRVAAAARPDGAASRPQPGAATEPGAASRPQPGAVTEPGAVTRPAAGPGAPGRTGLLVTLVLGGLTATPPLAMDMYLPSLPEVTGSLHAPAATVQLTLTACLAGMALGQLVVGPMSDRWGRRRPLLAGLAVYVVATVLCALAPGIGLLVAFRLVQGLAGAAGIVIARAVVRDLYDGVAMARFFSTLMLISGVAPVVAPLIGGQILRVTDWRGVFVVLTAVGIALTAVVWAKLPETLRPADRHGGGVGEALRAMRGLLADRAFAGYMLAGGFTFAALFAYISASPFVIQDLYGASPQTFSLLFGVNSVGLVIAGQINGKLLVGRVALEKVLAVGLALVVLAASALLVMSTGVLGTVGLAPVAAALFVLMSAMGLALPNTQALALMRVRHAAGSASALLGTSSFLIGAVASPLVGIAGEHTAVPMAVVQLVAALVAVGCFVGLCRPRRTGRTANGKAAES; this comes from the coding sequence ATGCCCGAGCGTGGCCGCATCACGCGGGACCAGGAAGGCCCGCGAGGGCACATACCGAACGCGGAAGCCGGCGACACCACGGCCGTGGTCGCCCGGACCGCGCGACCGGCCACCGAACCGGCATCCGCCACCACCCCGCGGCCGCGGGTCGCCGCCGCCGCACGGCCGGACGGTGCCGCGAGCCGACCGCAGCCCGGTGCCGCGACGGAGCCCGGTGCCGCGAGCCGACCGCAGCCCGGTGCCGTGACGGAGCCCGGTGCCGTGACACGGCCGGCGGCCGGCCCCGGTGCCCCGGGCCGCACCGGACTCCTCGTCACCCTCGTCCTCGGCGGGCTCACCGCCACACCCCCGCTCGCGATGGACATGTACCTCCCCTCGCTGCCGGAGGTCACCGGATCGCTGCACGCCCCCGCCGCCACCGTGCAGCTCACGCTCACCGCGTGCCTCGCGGGCATGGCCCTCGGACAGCTCGTCGTCGGGCCGATGAGCGACCGGTGGGGCCGCAGACGCCCGCTGCTCGCCGGTCTCGCCGTCTACGTCGTCGCCACCGTGCTGTGCGCCCTCGCGCCCGGCATCGGCCTGCTCGTCGCCTTCCGCCTGGTCCAGGGTCTCGCGGGAGCGGCCGGGATCGTGATCGCCCGAGCCGTCGTCCGCGACCTCTACGACGGCGTGGCGATGGCCCGCTTCTTCTCCACCCTCATGCTCATCTCCGGCGTCGCCCCCGTCGTCGCGCCGCTCATCGGCGGACAGATCCTGCGCGTCACCGACTGGCGGGGCGTGTTCGTGGTCCTCACCGCGGTGGGCATCGCGTTGACCGCGGTCGTCTGGGCGAAGCTGCCCGAGACCCTCCGGCCGGCGGACCGGCACGGCGGCGGCGTCGGCGAGGCGCTGCGGGCCATGCGCGGACTGCTCGCCGACCGCGCCTTCGCCGGGTACATGCTCGCGGGCGGCTTCACCTTCGCGGCCCTGTTCGCCTACATCTCCGCGTCCCCCTTCGTGATCCAGGACCTCTACGGCGCCTCCCCGCAGACCTTCAGCCTGCTCTTCGGCGTGAACTCCGTCGGCCTGGTCATCGCCGGACAGATCAACGGCAAGCTGCTGGTCGGCCGGGTCGCCCTCGAAAAGGTCCTCGCCGTCGGCCTTGCCCTCGTCGTCCTCGCCGCGAGCGCGCTGCTGGTCATGTCCACCGGCGTACTCGGCACGGTCGGGCTCGCGCCGGTGGCCGCCGCGCTGTTCGTGCTGATGTCGGCCATGGGACTCGCCCTGCCCAACACCCAGGCGCTCGCCCTCATGCGGGTGCGGCACGCGGCCGGTTCCGCCTCCGCGCTGCTCGGCACCTCCTCCTTCCTCATCGGCGCGGTCGCCTCGCCGCTCGTCGGCATCGCCGGGGAGCACACCGCCGTTCCGATGGCCGTCGTCCAGCTGGTGGCCGCACTGGTGGCCGTCGGCTGCTTCGTGGGACTGTGCCGTCCCCGGCGGACGGGACGTACTGCGAACGGAAAGGCGGCGGAAAGCTGA
- a CDS encoding Gfo/Idh/MocA family protein: MTGERERVRWGILATGGIAAAFTADLVDMPDAEVVAVASRTDASAKAFAERFGIPRAYGDWASLAADEDVDIVYVATPHSAHRAAAGMCLEAGRHALCEKAFTLNAREAEELVALARRHDRFLMEAMWMYCNPLVGRLKSLVDDGVIGEVRTVQADFGLAGPFPPSHRLRDPAQGGGALLDLGVYPVSFAQLLLGEPSDIVARAVLSDEGVDLQTGALLSYESGALASVHCSINGGTPVAASVTGSAGRIDLPDGFFFPDHFVLHRDGREPETFRADPASGPRNSLKHEAAEVMRALRAGETESPLVPLDGTLAVMRTLDAIRDGIGVRYPGEANA; the protein is encoded by the coding sequence ATGACGGGCGAGCGCGAACGCGTGCGGTGGGGAATTCTTGCGACCGGCGGGATCGCCGCGGCGTTCACCGCGGATCTGGTGGACATGCCGGACGCCGAGGTGGTGGCCGTCGCCTCACGGACGGACGCCTCGGCGAAGGCGTTCGCGGAGCGGTTCGGGATTCCGCGGGCGTACGGGGACTGGGCGTCGCTGGCCGCCGACGAGGACGTCGACATCGTGTACGTCGCCACCCCGCACTCGGCGCACCGGGCGGCCGCCGGGATGTGCCTGGAGGCGGGCCGTCATGCGCTGTGCGAGAAGGCGTTCACGCTGAACGCGCGGGAGGCCGAGGAGCTGGTCGCCCTCGCCCGGCGGCACGACCGCTTCCTGATGGAGGCCATGTGGATGTACTGCAATCCACTGGTCGGGCGGCTGAAGTCGCTCGTCGACGACGGTGTGATCGGTGAAGTGCGCACGGTGCAGGCCGACTTCGGTCTCGCGGGACCGTTCCCGCCCTCGCACCGGCTGCGGGACCCGGCGCAGGGCGGCGGCGCGCTGCTCGATCTCGGCGTCTACCCGGTGTCGTTCGCTCAACTGCTGCTCGGGGAGCCCTCGGACATCGTCGCGAGAGCGGTGCTCTCCGACGAGGGCGTCGATCTCCAGACGGGTGCACTGCTCTCCTATGAGAGCGGCGCTCTCGCCTCGGTGCACTGCTCCATCAACGGCGGCACCCCCGTCGCCGCCTCCGTCACGGGCTCCGCGGGCCGCATCGACCTCCCGGACGGCTTCTTCTTCCCGGACCACTTCGTCCTGCACCGCGACGGCCGCGAGCCGGAGACCTTCCGCGCCGACCCCGCCTCGGGTCCGCGCAACAGCCTCAAGCACGAGGCCGCCGAGGTGATGCGGGCCCTGCGCGCAGGCGAGACCGAGTCCCCGCTCGTCCCGCTCGACGGCACGCTCGCCGTGATGCGGACCCTCGACGCGATCCGGGACGGCATCGGCGTCCGCTACCCCGGCGAGGCGAACGCGTAG
- a CDS encoding SDR family oxidoreductase codes for MNAKNPPQTKIATVTGAGSGIGRAVAAELLRTGWSVVLAGRRTQTLEETAALVPGAPSLAVRTDVSRPDEVAALFAAARDRFGRLDLLFNNAGTFGPGGVPLEELSYEAWRHVVDTNLNGAFLCAQAAYRQMKEQDPQGGRIINNGSISAHTPRPRSIAYTATKHALTGLTKSLSLDGRPYRIACGQIDIGNAATDMTERMRTGTPQANGELAVEPVMDVADVARTVRHMAELPLEANVQFATVLATAMPYVGRG; via the coding sequence ATGAACGCCAAGAATCCCCCGCAGACGAAGATCGCGACGGTGACCGGGGCGGGCTCCGGCATCGGCCGCGCGGTCGCCGCCGAACTGCTGCGCACCGGCTGGTCGGTGGTGCTCGCCGGGCGCCGGACACAGACCCTGGAGGAGACGGCGGCCCTGGTGCCCGGGGCCCCCTCGCTCGCCGTCCGCACGGACGTGTCGCGCCCCGACGAGGTGGCCGCCCTCTTCGCCGCCGCGCGCGACCGGTTCGGGCGCCTCGACCTGCTGTTCAACAACGCCGGAACGTTCGGTCCCGGTGGTGTGCCCCTCGAAGAGCTGTCGTACGAGGCCTGGCGGCATGTCGTCGACACCAATCTGAACGGCGCGTTCCTGTGCGCGCAGGCGGCGTACCGGCAGATGAAGGAGCAGGACCCGCAGGGCGGCCGGATCATCAACAACGGCTCGATCTCGGCGCACACGCCCCGCCCCCGGTCGATCGCCTACACCGCGACCAAGCACGCGCTGACCGGCCTGACCAAGTCGCTGTCCCTGGACGGGCGTCCGTACCGGATCGCCTGCGGGCAGATCGACATCGGCAACGCGGCCACCGACATGACCGAGCGGATGCGGACCGGAACCCCCCAGGCGAACGGTGAGCTGGCGGTCGAACCGGTGATGGACGTGGCCGACGTGGCGCGCACGGTGCGGCACATGGCCGAGCTGCCGCTGGAGGCCAACGTGCAGTTCGCGACGGTGCTGGCGACGGCCATGCCCTACGTCGGACGCGGCTGA
- a CDS encoding ABC transporter permease: protein MFGIYLKRELSRRKKAALVIALGLALGIALVITVNSVSAGMQQAQGKVLKSLYGLGTDMTVTKARTAPTGNSSGRPKFDFDAKSSSSKTQSSDRVMTQGGQSLKSSLVTEVAAQKGVSSAVGALSLNVTKVNGSFTQGKAKSTTSGSGQQGGPGGQSSGGTGAPQVQGGGASFDVNSYSVAGVDVTHQDLGPLATSKITTGRTFTAAQTSAKVAVVSKSYAKQNKYTVGKTFKISGTKYTVIGIATPDSSESTTDVYLPLKQAQTLGDAKNKVTTIYVKATDSKQIATVKSTIQKNISGTTVTTSADLASTVSGSLSTASNLATSVGKWLSIAVLIAAFLVAALLTSSAVSRRVREFGTLKALGWPSRKVTRQVVGESIVNGLLGGVLGIALGLGAAYTVTAISPKLTAELGSTGGGGMGGGPGGGGPGQQAASAAKNTIDIALTAPVSLTTIALAAGLAITGGLIAGAMGGWRASRMRPADALRSVS, encoded by the coding sequence ATGTTTGGCATCTATCTCAAGCGTGAGCTGAGCCGGCGCAAGAAGGCGGCGCTGGTGATCGCCCTGGGTCTGGCGCTCGGAATCGCGCTGGTCATCACCGTCAACTCGGTGTCGGCCGGCATGCAGCAGGCCCAGGGCAAGGTCCTGAAGTCGCTGTACGGGCTCGGCACGGACATGACGGTCACCAAGGCCCGGACCGCTCCGACGGGCAACTCCTCGGGCCGCCCGAAGTTCGATTTCGACGCCAAGTCGAGCAGCAGCAAGACACAGAGCTCGGACCGGGTGATGACCCAGGGCGGACAGTCCCTGAAGTCCTCGCTCGTCACCGAGGTCGCCGCGCAGAAGGGCGTGTCGAGCGCGGTGGGCGCGCTCAGCCTGAACGTCACCAAGGTCAACGGCTCCTTCACCCAGGGCAAGGCGAAGTCCACGACGTCGGGCTCCGGCCAGCAGGGCGGACCCGGCGGCCAGAGCAGCGGCGGCACCGGTGCGCCGCAGGTGCAGGGCGGCGGCGCCTCCTTCGATGTGAACTCCTACTCCGTCGCCGGCGTCGACGTGACCCACCAGGACCTCGGCCCGCTGGCCACCTCGAAGATCACCACAGGCAGGACGTTCACGGCCGCGCAGACCAGCGCGAAGGTCGCCGTGGTCAGCAAGTCGTACGCCAAGCAGAACAAGTACACGGTCGGCAAGACCTTCAAGATCTCCGGCACCAAGTACACGGTCATCGGCATCGCGACGCCCGACAGCAGCGAGTCGACCACCGACGTCTACCTGCCGCTGAAGCAGGCCCAGACGCTCGGTGACGCCAAGAACAAGGTCACCACGATCTACGTCAAGGCGACCGACTCGAAGCAGATCGCCACGGTCAAGTCGACCATCCAGAAGAACATCTCCGGGACGACGGTCACCACCTCCGCCGACCTCGCGAGCACCGTCTCCGGCTCGCTGTCGACCGCCTCGAACCTCGCGACGAGCGTCGGCAAGTGGCTCTCCATCGCGGTCCTGATCGCCGCGTTCCTGGTCGCGGCGCTGCTCACCTCCTCCGCCGTCTCCCGCCGGGTGCGCGAGTTCGGCACCCTGAAGGCCCTGGGCTGGCCGTCCCGCAAGGTCACCCGGCAGGTCGTCGGCGAGTCGATCGTGAACGGACTGCTCGGCGGCGTGCTCGGTATCGCCCTCGGTCTCGGCGCGGCCTACACCGTCACCGCGATCAGCCCGAAGCTGACGGCGGAGCTCGGCTCCACCGGCGGCGGTGGCATGGGCGGCGGCCCCGGTGGCGGCGGTCCCGGCCAGCAGGCGGCCTCCGCGGCCAAGAACACGATCGACATCGCGCTCACCGCGCCCGTCTCGTTGACCACCATCGCGCTCGCCGCGGGCCTGGCCATCACCGGCGGTCTGATCGCCGGCGCGATGGGCGGCTGGCGCGCCTCCCGGATGCGCCCGGCGGACGCGCTCCGCAGCGTCTCCTGA
- a CDS encoding serine hydrolase domain-containing protein: protein MPSPADGTYCERKGGGKLSAPRLRTGTPERAGLDPRELRLLVHEVRALTRGADPWAAGVVVVAGRGPVIAVEEAAGWAVRYAAHDAEKGTGVELPPDARVPATVRTPFDLASLTKLFTAVAAVQQLERGTLGIEARVGAYLPEFRAAREHGITVRQLLTHTSGLRPELPLYDCPDDTARLAMLRAEAPSSEPGEYRYSDINLILLQYVLERVTGRGLDILVRDGITRPLGMHDTAFGPCPGAAATEDQRRPWAKADRGMLRGVVHDENAWALGGVAGHAGLFSTARDLAVFCRTLLAGGSYGPARILGPDFVELLLTPPGLGFALDQPWFMGTLAGRGAAGHTGFTGTSLVLDPATDTFLVLLANTVHPRRRPADNAPRVAAATRLRRAVRGT, encoded by the coding sequence GTGCCGTCCCCGGCGGACGGGACGTACTGCGAACGGAAAGGCGGCGGAAAGCTGAGCGCACCACGACTGCGGACCGGGACACCGGAGCGGGCCGGACTCGACCCCCGTGAACTGCGGCTGCTCGTCCACGAGGTCCGCGCCCTCACGCGGGGGGCCGACCCATGGGCGGCGGGCGTCGTGGTGGTCGCCGGGCGCGGTCCGGTCATCGCCGTCGAGGAGGCGGCGGGCTGGGCGGTGCGCTACGCGGCCCACGATGCGGAGAAGGGCACCGGGGTCGAACTGCCGCCGGACGCCCGGGTTCCGGCGACCGTGCGCACGCCCTTCGACCTGGCCTCCCTCACCAAGCTGTTCACGGCGGTCGCCGCCGTGCAGCAGTTGGAGAGGGGCACGCTGGGCATCGAGGCGCGGGTCGGCGCGTATCTGCCGGAGTTCCGCGCGGCCCGCGAGCACGGCATCACCGTACGGCAGCTCCTCACCCACACCTCCGGGCTGCGCCCCGAACTCCCGTTGTACGACTGCCCGGACGACACGGCCCGGCTGGCGATGCTGCGGGCGGAGGCCCCCTCGTCCGAACCGGGCGAGTACCGGTACTCCGACATCAACCTGATCCTGCTGCAGTACGTGCTGGAACGCGTCACCGGCCGGGGGCTCGACATCCTTGTCAGGGACGGCATCACCCGCCCGCTGGGCATGCACGACACCGCCTTCGGGCCCTGCCCCGGCGCGGCGGCCACGGAGGACCAGCGGCGGCCGTGGGCCAAGGCGGACCGGGGCATGCTGCGGGGTGTGGTCCACGACGAGAACGCCTGGGCGCTCGGCGGGGTCGCCGGTCACGCCGGGCTCTTCTCCACCGCCCGCGATCTGGCCGTGTTCTGCCGCACCCTGCTCGCGGGCGGCTCCTACGGTCCCGCGCGCATCCTCGGCCCCGACTTCGTCGAGCTCCTGCTCACCCCGCCCGGCCTCGGATTCGCCCTCGACCAGCCCTGGTTCATGGGCACCCTCGCGGGCCGCGGAGCGGCCGGGCACACCGGGTTCACCGGTACGTCCCTGGTCCTGGACCCGGCCACGGACACGTTCCTGGTGCTGCTCGCCAACACGGTCCACCCCCGGCGGCGTCCGGCGGACAACGCGCCCCGGGTGGCAGCGGCCACCCGGCTGAGGCGGGCGGTGCGCGGCACCTGA
- a CDS encoding D-alanyl-D-alanine carboxypeptidase family protein, whose amino-acid sequence MRDSSGLSRRAALGLAAAVPLAATTATTAYAATTIGGARLARAGIQTNGATGLPKRLTARSWVVADHTTGEVLASYNAHRRLAPASTLKMLFADVVLKKFDRAETYKVTDADLADVPSGSSLVGVKPGITYTVEQLWQGVFLRSGNDAVHVLSHMNGGIAATVAEMQALAKDLQALDTHVISPDGFDHKGQLSSAYDLTLFARHGLADADFRGYCSTKTADFPAGGKKTFQIQNTDRLLTGAWGVRPYDGLIGVKNGYTSHAGNTFTGAATRDGRTLLVTVMHPKSGGSGVYEETAQLFDWGFGKGAHAEPVGTLVDPLSEGGASAKPTRKAAKAAAGAPAAASATKTDGPPWGLVGGAGAAVALLAGGALALRNRRRRSAREAVEEPVEAEGHRGRR is encoded by the coding sequence ATGCGTGATTCTTCCGGGCTCTCCCGCCGTGCCGCTCTTGGCCTCGCCGCCGCCGTGCCCCTCGCCGCCACGACGGCCACGACCGCGTACGCCGCGACGACGATCGGCGGTGCGAGACTGGCCCGCGCCGGGATCCAGACGAACGGGGCGACGGGGCTGCCCAAACGGCTCACCGCCCGCTCCTGGGTGGTCGCGGACCACACCACCGGCGAGGTGCTCGCCTCGTACAACGCGCACCGGCGTCTCGCGCCCGCCTCCACCCTGAAGATGCTCTTCGCCGACGTCGTGCTGAAGAAGTTCGATCGCGCCGAGACGTACAAGGTGACCGACGCCGACCTCGCCGACGTTCCCTCGGGCTCCAGCCTCGTCGGTGTGAAGCCCGGCATCACGTACACCGTCGAGCAGTTGTGGCAGGGCGTCTTCCTGCGCTCCGGCAACGACGCGGTGCACGTGCTCAGCCACATGAACGGCGGCATCGCGGCCACGGTCGCCGAGATGCAGGCCCTGGCCAAGGACCTGCAGGCCCTGGACACCCATGTGATCAGCCCCGACGGCTTCGACCACAAAGGCCAGCTGTCGTCCGCGTACGACCTGACGCTCTTCGCCCGGCACGGTCTCGCGGACGCCGACTTCCGCGGCTACTGCTCGACGAAGACCGCGGACTTCCCGGCCGGGGGCAAGAAGACCTTCCAGATCCAGAACACCGACCGCCTGCTGACGGGCGCGTGGGGCGTGCGCCCGTACGACGGTCTCATCGGGGTGAAGAACGGCTACACCAGCCACGCCGGCAACACCTTCACCGGCGCCGCGACCCGCGACGGGCGGACCCTGCTCGTGACGGTGATGCACCCGAAGAGCGGCGGCAGCGGTGTCTACGAGGAGACGGCCCAGCTCTTCGACTGGGGCTTCGGGAAGGGAGCGCACGCCGAGCCGGTCGGCACGCTGGTCGATCCGCTGAGCGAGGGCGGCGCGAGCGCGAAGCCCACGCGGAAGGCGGCGAAGGCCGCGGCGGGAGCTCCGGCCGCGGCCTCGGCCACGAAGACGGACGGCCCGCCGTGGGGGCTGGTCGGCGGGGCGGGGGCGGCGGTCGCTCTCCTCGCGGGCGGCGCGCTGGCGCTGCGCAACCGCAGGAGGCGGTCCGCCCGGGAGGCCGTGGAGGAGCCGGTCGAGGCGGAAGGCCACCGCGGGCGCCGATGA